Proteins encoded by one window of Candidatus Methylomirabilis sp.:
- a CDS encoding Hpt domain-containing protein has protein sequence MTDQLLLSEQLDRFFGPEKERSEARPGWDLVCVLEARIIQLERQQQVFEEEHRRIVAQHLETSDALLTEQQSALARLEQEVAARTRAWKERAVILEQAKAVSEAQSLAIRQRLLAFAYAADAQMKVILEAVGAMGRGIHAQEGREALESIRFSAAALLSLIDTCCGRGMQRMAGEDACRTGEHGDDTATLCQVDGSQTDSGGPFDRAVALTRAGGDAVLLQELATLFLTDGPKHLLEVKVALTRGDGPALSRAAHTLKGAAELFGAVAVIRAASELEGLRRAGDLARAERVCADLEAAFTRLLTALTAFVREG, from the coding sequence ATGACGGACCAACTCCTCCTATCCGAACAGTTAGACCGTTTCTTCGGTCCAGAGAAGGAGAGATCAGAGGCTCGACCAGGATGGGATCTGGTATGCGTATTGGAGGCGAGAATTATACAACTGGAGCGACAGCAGCAGGTCTTTGAGGAGGAACACCGACGAATTGTCGCCCAGCATTTGGAGACCTCTGATGCGCTCCTCACGGAACAGCAAAGCGCTCTTGCGCGTCTGGAGCAGGAGGTAGCCGCTCGGACCCGAGCGTGGAAGGAGCGCGCCGTCATCCTTGAGCAGGCAAAGGCAGTATCAGAGGCCCAGAGTCTGGCGATACGGCAACGTCTCCTGGCCTTCGCTTATGCAGCCGACGCGCAGATGAAGGTAATCCTGGAGGCGGTGGGTGCGATGGGTAGGGGGATCCACGCTCAGGAGGGGCGTGAAGCGTTGGAATCCATCCGATTCTCGGCTGCCGCTCTGCTGAGCCTTATTGATACTTGCTGCGGTCGAGGTATGCAGAGAATGGCCGGTGAGGATGCCTGCAGAACGGGTGAGCACGGTGACGACACGGCTACTCTATGTCAGGTTGACGGATCTCAGACGGATTCAGGCGGCCCCTTCGATCGTGCCGTGGCCTTGACCCGTGCGGGTGGTGACGCAGTCCTCCTCCAGGAATTAGCAACACTGTTCTTGACCGATGGTCCGAAGCACCTGCTAGAGGTAAAGGTCGCTCTCACCAGGGGGGATGGGCCTGCCCTCAGCCGGGCGGCCCACACACTCAAGGGCGCGGCCGAATTATTCGGCGCAGTGGCGGTGATACGGGCAGCCTCTGAGCTGGAAGGACTGAGACGGGCCGGTGATCTCGCACGAGCGGAGAGGGTGTGCGCTGATCTGGAGGCAGCCTTCACCCGACTGCTGACTGCCCTGACAGCGTTCGTGCGGGAGGGGTGA
- a CDS encoding response regulator, giving the protein MIRFQCPTALVVNDGPTQLRLVAALLEQEGIRVRSFVSAEEALRSLVDHGPVDLIVTDLYMPGIDGWRFCRLLRSPEYAAFNAIPILVISWTYAGVDARLISVDLGANAFLSAPFDPSSFRSAVRDLLNGRTPVIPLTVLIVEDNPLQSEVLKQAFEAQRYIVHVAKTGEQGRFLFRTSTPQVVILDDRLPDTMGIELLCEFKQQEAPTVIIMMTSNPTPALALEFIQKGADAYAHKPFEPGYLVELCEKARRERSLLWVRDLLEIRTKALRESEARYAVAVDGVNDGLWDWNLETDEVYCSARTMAMVGLPAQEAHLPMATWWARVHPEDRDEATAELQSHLGGFTVHYQAEYRVRHEDGSYIWIFDRGMAPHDGLLKPRRMAGSHTDITKRKRVEVAHRMLTTAIEQAAEAIMITDTAGAIEYVNPAFEQVTGYSRPEALGQNPRLLKSGKQQEDHYSEMWETLTRGEVWNGRLTNRRKDGTLIEVKETIAPVRDAAGRIINYVAVLQDVTQEAKIEAQMRQAQKMEAIGELAAGVGHDFNNLLAAILGSATLLKMGAEPGDSVFRAADVIQQAADRAARLTSQLLGFAKRGKHQHITVDLHQAIREVVSFLSQTIDKRITITHQFKAEQATVMGDPDQIQQVLLNIAINARDAMTDGGELYFESDVVELDAEYCRWHTGAVPGLYVMVAITDTGHGIPRETQDRIFEPFFTTKEQGKGIGMGLAMVYGIVKNHGGSIRLYSEVGQGTTFKVYLPLVAAAMPHPADTRPLEPIVGQGRILLVDDDQLVRESSTDLLQHLGYEVVIAEDGQQAVTYYREHGCEIDLVLLDLVMPRLGGRETFHALKAINPSIKVIISTGYGHNEAVQALLDEGVVGFVPKPYYLRTLSEMLARVLGERQSDYGF; this is encoded by the coding sequence ATGATTCGTTTTCAATGCCCAACCGCACTCGTTGTCAATGATGGCCCTACTCAATTGCGGCTGGTGGCCGCCCTCCTGGAACAGGAGGGCATAAGGGTCCGTTCTTTTGTCAGTGCCGAGGAGGCGCTTCGTTCCCTGGTCGATCACGGTCCGGTCGATCTGATCGTCACCGACCTATATATGCCCGGCATCGATGGGTGGCGGTTCTGTCGGCTGCTTCGGTCCCCCGAGTATGCGGCCTTCAACGCGATCCCGATTCTCGTCATTTCCTGGACCTACGCCGGAGTAGATGCCCGACTCATTAGCGTCGACCTGGGCGCCAATGCTTTCCTCTCCGCCCCCTTCGATCCGTCGAGCTTCCGGTCTGCCGTACGGGATCTGTTGAATGGTCGAACGCCGGTCATCCCCTTGACGGTCCTGATCGTCGAAGATAATCCGCTCCAGTCCGAGGTACTGAAGCAGGCCTTTGAGGCCCAGCGGTACATCGTCCATGTCGCGAAGACCGGTGAGCAGGGGCGGTTCCTCTTCAGGACATCTACGCCACAGGTCGTGATCCTCGACGACCGCCTGCCCGACACGATGGGCATCGAACTCCTGTGCGAATTCAAACAGCAGGAGGCGCCGACCGTCATCATCATGATGACCAGCAATCCCACGCCGGCCCTGGCCCTTGAATTCATCCAGAAGGGGGCCGATGCGTATGCACACAAGCCGTTTGAACCGGGCTATCTTGTCGAACTCTGTGAGAAGGCGCGACGCGAGCGGTCCTTGCTCTGGGTCAGGGACCTGTTGGAGATTCGCACCAAGGCCCTGCGTGAATCCGAAGCCCGATACGCGGTCGCCGTCGATGGGGTGAACGATGGACTGTGGGATTGGAATCTGGAAACCGACGAGGTCTACTGCTCCGCCCGTACCATGGCGATGGTCGGCCTACCAGCGCAGGAGGCGCATCTTCCGATGGCAACATGGTGGGCAAGAGTCCATCCGGAGGATCGCGACGAGGCCACAGCAGAGCTTCAGTCACACCTTGGCGGGTTTACCGTCCATTATCAGGCTGAGTATCGGGTGCGGCATGAGGATGGCTCGTATATATGGATCTTTGATCGGGGCATGGCGCCGCACGATGGGCTTCTGAAGCCCAGACGGATGGCCGGTTCCCACACCGACATCACCAAGCGGAAGCGGGTGGAGGTTGCTCACCGGATGCTCACGACGGCGATCGAACAGGCAGCCGAGGCGATCATGATTACCGATACGGCGGGAGCAATCGAGTATGTCAATCCGGCCTTTGAGCAAGTGACCGGCTATTCGAGGCCGGAGGCGCTGGGGCAGAACCCACGACTGCTGAAGAGCGGTAAACAGCAGGAGGATCACTACAGTGAGATGTGGGAGACGCTCACGCGCGGCGAGGTCTGGAACGGCCGTCTTACGAATCGACGCAAGGATGGGACGCTCATTGAGGTGAAGGAAACGATCGCTCCGGTCCGGGATGCTGCTGGTCGCATCATCAACTATGTGGCCGTTCTGCAGGACGTCACGCAAGAGGCAAAGATCGAAGCTCAAATGCGCCAGGCGCAGAAGATGGAGGCGATTGGCGAACTGGCCGCCGGGGTTGGCCACGATTTCAACAACCTGCTGGCCGCCATCCTGGGCTCTGCTACTCTTCTCAAGATGGGAGCGGAACCGGGGGATTCGGTGTTTCGCGCTGCCGATGTTATTCAGCAGGCCGCCGATCGGGCTGCGCGATTGACGAGCCAGCTCTTAGGCTTTGCGAAGCGAGGGAAGCACCAGCATATCACGGTAGATCTGCATCAAGCCATTCGGGAGGTCGTCTCGTTCTTGAGTCAAACCATCGACAAGCGAATCACTATTACTCATCAGTTCAAGGCTGAGCAGGCGACGGTGATGGGTGATCCGGATCAGATCCAGCAGGTCCTGCTCAACATCGCCATCAACGCCCGCGATGCCATGACAGATGGGGGGGAGCTTTACTTCGAGAGCGACGTTGTCGAACTCGATGCGGAATACTGCCGATGGCATACGGGTGCGGTACCCGGTCTTTATGTCATGGTCGCCATCACCGATACCGGTCACGGCATCCCCCGAGAGACCCAGGACCGGATCTTCGAGCCGTTCTTTACCACGAAGGAACAAGGGAAGGGGATCGGGATGGGGTTGGCGATGGTCTATGGGATTGTCAAGAACCACGGCGGTTCGATCCGGCTGTACAGTGAGGTCGGACAGGGGACCACCTTTAAGGTGTATCTCCCACTGGTTGCTGCCGCGATGCCACACCCTGCCGATACGAGACCGCTCGAACCCATTGTCGGTCAGGGTCGCATCCTCCTCGTTGATGACGATCAGCTCGTACGGGAATCCTCTACCGACTTGCTGCAGCACCTTGGCTATGAGGTTGTGATTGCCGAGGATGGTCAGCAGGCCGTGACCTACTATCGTGAGCATGGCTGCGAGATCGATCTTGTCCTCCTTGACCTCGTGATGCCGAGGCTCGGAGGACGCGAGACCTTTCATGCCCTCAAAGCGATCAATCCGTCGATCAAGGTCATCATCTCAACCGGCTATGGGCATAATGAGGCGGTACAAGCGCTGCTTGATGAGGGGGTGGTCGGTTTTGTGCCGAAGCCGTATTACCTTCGTACCCTCTCGGAGATGCTGGCCAGGGTGTTAGGGGAAAGGCAAAGCGATTATGGGTTTTAG
- a CDS encoding response regulator transcription factor, whose translation MRILIAEDSLVSRRLLEATLKRWGHEVITTSDGSEAWQVLEASEAPPLAILDWVMPKMDGPELCRRIRQTQEISSMYVILLTAKGIREDIVAGLDAGADDYLIKPFDPEELRARVDVGRRIVELQRSLADRVNELEEALSQVRSLRGLLPICAYCKKIRDDKSYWQEVEGYISRHSEAQFSHHICPSCYEKCVKPELERIESWQETGTALR comes from the coding sequence ATGCGGATCCTGATTGCCGAAGACAGCCTCGTATCGCGTCGCCTGTTAGAAGCTACGCTCAAGCGATGGGGGCACGAGGTGATCACAACCTCTGATGGCTCCGAGGCCTGGCAGGTATTAGAGGCAAGTGAGGCGCCCCCACTCGCGATTCTCGATTGGGTGATGCCGAAAATGGATGGTCCTGAGCTTTGCCGGAGGATCCGTCAGACGCAAGAGATCTCCTCCATGTATGTCATCCTGCTCACGGCCAAAGGAATACGTGAGGATATCGTGGCGGGACTCGATGCAGGGGCCGATGACTATCTGATCAAGCCGTTCGATCCCGAGGAATTGCGGGCCAGGGTTGATGTGGGGCGTCGCATTGTCGAGTTGCAGCGGAGCTTGGCGGATCGCGTCAATGAACTGGAAGAGGCCCTGTCACAAGTGAGAAGTCTCCGTGGTCTCCTGCCGATCTGTGCCTATTGCAAGAAGATCCGGGATGACAAGAGTTACTGGCAGGAGGTTGAAGGATACATCAGCAGGCACTCCGAGGCGCAATTCAGCCACCATATCTGCCCGAGTTGCTATGAGAAGTGTGTGAAGCCTGAGCTTGAACGGATAGAAAGCTGGCAAGAAACTGGAACTGCCCTTCGCTAA
- a CDS encoding tetratricopeptide repeat protein, giving the protein MRRNKQKGAHLQVARRSTLSLCMIVKNEEANLGRCLESVTGVADEIIVVDTGSTDRTVEIARQHGAKIFSHQWSDDFAAARNVSLRSATSDWILVLDADEALAKEDRGCLRALLRQDGPTAYLLNIVSPVNDRRSSHAVINAFPRLFRNRPEIRFEGRCHEQVTPSIARVGGTVSPSEIQVHHRGYHGLWVDLSAKRQRNVRLLRQQLADHPEDPLAHFHLGEVYGLEGRIDEAIVCYRAALSLPGLPPTNRSVARRSLAACLLNRQQFEEAWQECCLALKEDSGYAMPHLTGAIALGKLGRYEAAIQQIDLYLAKADRPGRGIHGVLGYEPNQAYAWSFKGNCLFALKEVNRALDCYRTALSFDQDSPDGHLGVGKIHRLQGRAQEAAVALEKAAALFEQMPQGHLTLAETYAELGRWAEAITACERFLQACPEDNGGLELQAQALLKLDRPAEAEVIYRRLVNRAPSGMAYFALACLADARSDRQEATALCRKAWELERTDARIPFLLSCCLIEAGEYRKALAALLEAERLAPGTPEIAARLKLLGRLLEVGASLAAPSADDEAQNPPIPPLQKGGHTPLTPPFTKGGGGGICRVGRDVRASSPRHPTPYILHHMAEDGRAPPP; this is encoded by the coding sequence ATGAGACGCAATAAGCAAAAGGGGGCTCACCTACAGGTTGCGAGGCGATCGACCCTTTCCCTCTGCATGATCGTTAAGAATGAGGAGGCGAATCTCGGCCGCTGCCTGGAGAGCGTCACGGGGGTCGCCGACGAGATCATCGTTGTCGATACCGGCTCGACCGATCGAACCGTCGAGATCGCGCGGCAGCATGGGGCCAAGATCTTCTCGCATCAGTGGAGCGACGACTTCGCCGCCGCGCGAAACGTTTCACTGCGATCTGCTACCTCCGACTGGATCCTGGTGCTGGATGCGGATGAGGCCTTGGCCAAGGAGGACCGAGGTTGCCTCCGTGCCCTTTTGCGCCAGGACGGTCCGACCGCCTATCTGCTGAATATCGTAAGCCCCGTGAACGACCGGCGATCGAGTCACGCCGTCATCAACGCCTTTCCGCGCCTGTTCAGGAACCGTCCGGAGATCCGATTTGAGGGGCGATGCCACGAGCAGGTCACACCGTCGATCGCCCGGGTCGGTGGGACCGTGAGCCCCTCTGAAATCCAGGTGCATCACCGAGGGTACCACGGCCTCTGGGTTGACCTCTCCGCCAAGCGACAGCGTAACGTCCGCCTTTTACGCCAGCAACTCGCTGATCACCCCGAGGATCCCTTAGCCCACTTCCATCTGGGCGAGGTCTATGGCCTGGAGGGGAGGATTGATGAGGCGATTGTCTGCTATCGGGCCGCCCTATCGCTCCCAGGCCTACCACCCACCAACCGGTCTGTAGCCCGGCGAAGCCTGGCCGCCTGCCTGCTCAACCGGCAGCAGTTCGAGGAAGCATGGCAGGAGTGCTGCCTCGCGCTCAAGGAGGACTCAGGCTACGCGATGCCGCATCTGACCGGAGCGATCGCCCTCGGGAAACTTGGGCGGTACGAGGCCGCCATCCAGCAGATCGACCTATATCTGGCGAAAGCCGACCGACCAGGGCGAGGCATTCATGGCGTCCTGGGCTATGAGCCGAACCAGGCCTATGCCTGGTCGTTCAAGGGCAACTGTCTCTTTGCGCTGAAGGAGGTCAATCGGGCGCTGGACTGTTATAGGACCGCCCTCTCCTTCGACCAGGATTCGCCGGATGGTCACCTTGGGGTGGGAAAGATTCACCGACTCCAGGGGCGAGCCCAGGAGGCAGCAGTGGCGCTTGAGAAGGCCGCCGCGCTGTTCGAGCAGATGCCGCAAGGGCACCTCACCCTCGCCGAGACCTACGCCGAGCTCGGGAGATGGGCGGAGGCGATCACGGCATGCGAGCGATTCCTTCAAGCCTGTCCAGAGGATAACGGGGGATTAGAGTTACAGGCGCAGGCTCTGCTGAAACTGGACCGCCCGGCTGAGGCCGAGGTGATCTACCGCCGCCTCGTAAATCGAGCGCCATCCGGTATGGCCTACTTCGCCCTCGCGTGCCTCGCCGATGCCCGTAGCGACCGCCAGGAGGCGACCGCCCTATGTCGCAAGGCATGGGAGCTGGAGCGGACCGACGCCCGCATCCCGTTCCTGTTGAGTTGTTGCCTGATCGAGGCCGGCGAGTACAGGAAGGCGCTGGCCGCCCTGCTGGAGGCCGAGCGTCTTGCGCCAGGGACGCCGGAAATTGCAGCGCGCCTGAAGCTGCTAGGACGGCTGCTGGAAGTAGGGGCGTCACTTGCTGCGCCGAGTGCGGATGACGAAGCACAAAATCCCCCCATCCCCCCTTTACAAAAGGGGGGACATACGCCTCTGACCCCCCCCTTTACAAAAGGGGGAGGCGGAGGGATTTGTCGTGTGGGACGCGATGTGCGAGCATCTAGCCCCAGACACCCGACACCCTATATCCTACATCATATGGCTGAGGATGGTCGCGCTCCGCCCCCCTGA
- a CDS encoding flagellin — MAIGDLTRINTNIAAFNALNSLKNIGNQLGVTQLRLQTGKRINEAADDPAGFSVVGKLNARARGLATALDSVGTSTNMLSIAEGAMQSIHDNLLNMRDLILQATSNNLGSDERTAIEQQLDDLTSEIGRLRDATTFNGQKLLDGTFTGKRVLTGSETTDTILVSISQDFDPTSTTGLGLADASMDVSTAALASTSLSYVDTALGSVRSQIQNVGSVSSRLRSISDNLSVAVTNTKAAASRVQDADVAAEQVNAVRLQILQQLATAQLTQANSGPQQVLALFR; from the coding sequence ATGGCTATTGGTGATCTGACCCGTATCAATACCAACATCGCAGCCTTCAATGCATTGAACAGCTTGAAGAACATCGGCAATCAACTGGGCGTCACCCAGCTTCGGCTCCAGACCGGCAAGCGGATCAACGAAGCGGCCGACGATCCGGCCGGCTTCTCGGTTGTCGGCAAACTGAATGCGCGGGCACGAGGCCTTGCGACCGCCCTCGACTCTGTCGGGACATCGACCAACATGCTCTCCATCGCTGAGGGCGCGATGCAGTCGATCCATGACAACCTTCTAAATATGCGAGACCTGATCCTTCAGGCCACCTCGAATAACCTCGGGAGCGATGAGCGCACCGCCATCGAGCAGCAGCTCGACGATCTGACATCTGAGATCGGCCGTCTGCGCGACGCGACCACCTTCAACGGACAGAAGCTGCTCGATGGGACCTTCACCGGGAAGCGGGTCCTGACGGGAAGCGAGACAACCGACACCATCCTTGTGAGCATCAGCCAAGACTTCGATCCCACGAGCACCACAGGCCTGGGACTTGCGGACGCCAGCATGGATGTCAGTACCGCCGCCCTTGCCTCCACCTCGCTGAGCTACGTGGACACGGCGCTCGGGTCGGTTAGGTCGCAGATCCAGAACGTCGGATCGGTGAGCAGCCGGTTGCGAAGCATTTCGGATAACCTTTCCGTCGCGGTCACCAATACGAAAGCGGCGGCATCAAGGGTTCAGGATGCCGACGTAGCCGCCGAACAGGTCAACGCCGTGAGGCTCCAGATCTTGCAGCAGTTGGCGACCGCCCAGCTCACCCAGGCGAATAGCGGGCCACAGCAGGTCCTGGCGCTCTTCAGGTAA
- a CDS encoding flagellar export chaperone FliS gives MTPSVSPRSVSVEPDRLPAVYFAVNPMASYQSAQVLGASPMQLILIVYDLALTACGRRDTERARRAITELIAALNFDYQEIAVPLFRLYEYCLSTVSAGSFHEASNILRQLKEAWETALKESGQPSAFGYQRLSADR, from the coding sequence ATGACACCATCTGTCAGTCCGCGTTCTGTCTCAGTGGAACCTGATCGGTTGCCGGCGGTCTATTTTGCGGTGAATCCGATGGCCTCCTATCAGAGCGCCCAGGTTCTTGGGGCTTCCCCCATGCAACTCATCCTGATCGTGTACGACCTAGCGCTCACCGCCTGCGGCCGCCGCGATACGGAACGCGCGCGCCGGGCTATCACTGAACTGATTGCAGCCCTGAACTTTGACTACCAGGAGATTGCAGTCCCTCTGTTTCGCCTGTATGAATACTGCCTGAGTACGGTAAGCGCAGGGTCGTTTCATGAGGCATCAAATATCTTGAGACAATTGAAGGAGGCGTGGGAGACCGCCCTGAAGGAGAGCGGTCAACCCTCAGCATTCGGCTATCAGCGGTTGAGTGCTGATCGCTGA
- the fliD gene encoding flagellar filament capping protein FliD translates to MSLTEILPASVFQLNVEGLVASVMAVEQQPLTGLQTDQNTLSRRSATLSDLKSALSALRSKAQALTQAGTLSPFQVKAVSSSSATVAMATASPSALAAVHTLSVSQLAKLSTVVSQQLTGSATDVVTTEGIGTKSVKITYDGTDPATSGTAVTVNVTLNAGDTNDTILTNLATTINSDSTLGAKISASVVNDTATTARLVLTSKQTGQANKVRVADATGSLLSTIGLNSGIASTGTAGGFLYADTALDAKFTLDGLAMTRSSNSISDVLTGVTINLLGLSASDMTLTVSADKTSMKASVQAFLDAYNKALTFLRERTLVQVSATTSGARSTTVNSVIRGPLAGEMTYRSLVSNLRSDVGSSVSSVQTGNPALLADIGITAASNGTLSISDTTKFDSAIETKLSGLTDLFASTGGVATRLMTRLDGFVNSGGLIDGSLSTATSKAQNINQQITRLQDRLVIREAALRKQLLDLQKALSALSAQRFILQ, encoded by the coding sequence ATGTCTCTTACTGAGATTCTACCGGCATCGGTTTTTCAGCTCAATGTTGAGGGCCTGGTTGCAAGTGTCATGGCCGTGGAGCAACAACCGCTTACCGGGCTGCAGACCGACCAGAACACCCTCTCCCGCCGATCCGCGACACTCAGCGACCTGAAGAGTGCGCTGAGCGCGCTCCGATCCAAGGCTCAAGCCCTAACCCAGGCGGGGACGCTGTCGCCCTTTCAGGTCAAGGCGGTGAGTTCAAGCAGTGCCACCGTTGCGATGGCGACTGCCTCTCCATCGGCCTTGGCGGCGGTCCACACGCTCTCTGTGTCTCAACTCGCCAAGTTGAGCACCGTCGTTTCACAACAGCTCACCGGGAGCGCGACCGATGTGGTGACGACGGAGGGGATTGGTACGAAGAGCGTGAAGATTACCTACGATGGCACTGATCCCGCGACGAGCGGCACGGCCGTTACGGTGAATGTCACGCTGAATGCCGGGGATACCAACGACACCATCCTCACTAACCTCGCTACGACGATCAACAGCGACTCGACGCTCGGTGCGAAGATCAGCGCATCTGTCGTCAATGACACCGCCACTACTGCCCGGCTCGTGTTGACCAGCAAGCAGACCGGCCAGGCTAACAAGGTCCGGGTCGCCGACGCGACGGGCTCCCTGCTGAGCACGATTGGACTCAACAGCGGGATCGCCTCGACAGGGACAGCCGGCGGGTTTCTGTACGCGGACACCGCCCTTGACGCCAAGTTTACGCTGGATGGCCTGGCGATGACGCGGAGCAGCAACAGCATAAGCGATGTCCTCACGGGGGTAACGATCAATCTGCTCGGGCTTTCGGCGTCGGATATGACGCTCACAGTCAGCGCCGATAAGACCTCGATGAAGGCGAGCGTCCAGGCGTTCCTGGATGCGTACAATAAGGCGTTGACGTTCTTGCGGGAGCGGACCCTTGTGCAGGTCAGCGCGACGACCTCCGGCGCCAGATCCACAACGGTGAATTCGGTGATCAGGGGCCCGTTGGCAGGCGAAATGACGTATAGGTCGTTGGTGTCGAACCTCAGATCCGACGTCGGCAGTTCGGTGAGTTCCGTGCAGACAGGGAATCCGGCCCTTTTAGCCGATATCGGGATAACGGCGGCCTCGAATGGAACCCTTTCTATCAGTGATACCACCAAGTTTGATAGTGCGATTGAGACGAAACTCAGTGGGCTGACCGATCTCTTTGCCTCGACGGGCGGTGTTGCCACTCGACTTATGACCCGCCTGGATGGGTTCGTCAACAGTGGGGGGCTGATTGATGGCAGCCTCTCCACTGCCACGTCGAAGGCGCAGAATATTAACCAGCAGATCACCAGGCTGCAGGATCGACTGGTGATCAGGGAAGCGGCCTTGCGGAAGCAATTGTTGGATCTGCAAAAGGCGCTGAGCGCGCTCAGCGCGCAGCGGTTCATCTTACAGTAG
- a CDS encoding flagellar protein FlaG, which yields MTDIGHESKPIEPIVGVRSPGGEIGVPSPPGGASQKAVGSRPSSLATLEVALPDLRKVLEGLGSHQNVGLTYVIDRETHSVIIKVIDRDTNEVLRQVPSEEMTKLRTVMRDLFGLLFKAKV from the coding sequence ATGACAGACATAGGTCACGAGAGCAAGCCAATCGAGCCGATAGTTGGGGTTAGGTCACCCGGAGGCGAGATCGGCGTCCCTTCACCGCCTGGAGGGGCAAGCCAAAAGGCGGTCGGATCGAGACCGTCTTCTCTCGCAACGCTGGAGGTCGCCCTCCCCGATCTGAGAAAAGTCTTAGAGGGCCTCGGCTCACACCAGAATGTCGGACTTACCTACGTCATCGACCGGGAGACCCACAGCGTCATCATTAAGGTGATCGATCGTGATACGAACGAGGTCCTGAGGCAGGTTCCTTCGGAGGAAATGACGAAGCTCAGAACCGTTATGCGGGACCTCTTCGGATTGCTGTTCAAGGCGAAGGTGTAA
- a CDS encoding flagellar protein FliT, whose amino-acid sequence MALSDDTRHRLDRRSEQYDEILRLTLQQREAIRGGDLERLLTLLARRGPLIESLPVDQDGDREQTRRQAIAELDRANEALLLAWREGVVAELGLLQRGKSGLGGYRVGESADAAFIDLAS is encoded by the coding sequence ATGGCTCTCTCCGACGACACCCGACATCGGCTTGACCGAAGAAGCGAGCAGTATGACGAGATCCTACGACTGACCCTGCAGCAGCGCGAGGCCATCAGGGGCGGCGATCTGGAACGGCTGCTGACGCTGCTCGCTCGCAGGGGGCCGCTCATCGAGTCCCTTCCAGTGGATCAGGACGGAGACCGGGAGCAGACGCGGCGGCAAGCGATTGCGGAGTTGGATAGGGCCAATGAGGCGTTGCTGCTCGCTTGGCGCGAGGGGGTGGTTGCCGAGCTTGGCCTGCTCCAGCGCGGAAAGAGCGGACTGGGAGGCTACCGGGTGGGCGAGTCGGCCGATGCGGCCTTCATCGACTTGGCTTCCTGA
- a CDS encoding response regulator codes for MTQRPALSAIERVSNPAESYSLLIVDDDDLIMSLLRDLLAREERYRISTTPDPMEALTLLRAGPFDLLITDYRMPEMTGLDLIREARRLHRDLIGILITGFAWPDAAAEATEAGAYDLMLKPLNIGEVRVTVRNACERIRLVRENRRYQSELEQARAESARGAEAEGPSAPIAEIGLFPPTPSPAGKGPKKEEQVLDQLERLGKLYQMGLLTKEEFILRKARLLGRT; via the coding sequence GTGACACAGAGGCCTGCTTTGAGCGCTATCGAAAGGGTCAGCAATCCGGCTGAGTCGTATTCGCTGCTCATCGTCGATGACGATGATCTGATCATGTCGCTTCTGCGCGATCTCCTGGCGCGAGAGGAGCGGTATCGGATCTCGACTACCCCAGATCCGATGGAGGCGCTCACGCTGCTACGGGCCGGCCCGTTTGACTTACTCATTACCGATTACCGAATGCCGGAGATGACGGGGCTCGACCTCATTCGCGAAGCGAGACGCTTGCATCGTGACCTGATCGGGATCCTGATTACAGGATTCGCGTGGCCGGACGCGGCGGCTGAGGCAACGGAGGCCGGCGCGTACGACCTGATGCTCAAGCCGCTGAATATCGGGGAGGTCCGAGTCACGGTCCGGAACGCTTGTGAACGGATCCGCTTGGTTCGGGAAAACCGTCGCTATCAGAGTGAGCTGGAACAGGCGAGGGCGGAAAGCGCGCGAGGTGCAGAGGCGGAAGGGCCTTCAGCGCCGATCGCTGAGATCGGCCTCTTCCCTCCCACCCCTTCCCCTGCCGGCAAGGGGCCGAAGAAGGAGGAGCAGGTGCTTGACCAGTTAGAGCGTCTAGGGAAGCTCTATCAGATGGGTCTCCTGACGAAGGAGGAGTTCATCCTGAGAAAGGCCAGACTGCTTGGCCGGACCTAA